One Cryobacterium psychrophilum DNA segment encodes these proteins:
- the hutI gene encoding imidazolonepropionase, which translates to MTSPPVTSQQTTELITGIAELTTQADDRERLLDAALVIENGRIAWIGSAADAPAADRRTDVGGRAALPGWVDTHSHLLFAGDRAAEFEARMAGQRYEAGGINTTVRATRAATEEQLVANALRLRLEAESQGTTFLETKTGYGLDLESEVRSARAAATVADVVTYLGAHVVPQGHDRRDYLDLVTGPMLAAVAPYVSYIDAFCEAGAFDVEETREVLLAGRAAGLGLRVHGNQLGFSGGVRLAVELGAASVDHCNHLEAADIDALAQSTTVATLLPACDLSTREPFPPARALLDAGASIALATNCNPGSSYTTSMPFCVSTAVLQMGLTIDEAIWAATRGAAQAVGRERGPDAVGSLQVGGLADLQVLDAPAVAHLAYRPGVPLTHAVWRRGVRPGVGGRPV; encoded by the coding sequence ATGACCAGCCCCCCTGTCACCAGCCAACAGACCACCGAGCTGATCACCGGCATCGCCGAGCTGACCACCCAGGCCGACGATCGGGAGCGCCTGCTCGACGCGGCGCTGGTGATCGAAAACGGTCGAATCGCGTGGATCGGCTCGGCCGCCGACGCCCCCGCCGCCGACCGGCGAACGGACGTCGGCGGCCGCGCCGCGCTGCCCGGCTGGGTCGACACGCACTCCCACCTCCTCTTCGCCGGCGACCGCGCCGCGGAATTCGAGGCCCGCATGGCCGGGCAGCGTTACGAAGCCGGCGGGATCAACACAACGGTGCGTGCCACGCGGGCGGCGACCGAGGAGCAACTGGTCGCCAATGCCCTGCGACTCCGCCTTGAGGCCGAGTCGCAGGGCACGACGTTCCTCGAAACCAAGACCGGCTACGGCCTCGATCTGGAGAGCGAGGTGCGGTCCGCGCGGGCCGCGGCGACCGTCGCCGACGTCGTCACGTACCTCGGCGCCCACGTGGTGCCGCAGGGACACGATCGGCGGGACTATCTCGACCTCGTCACCGGGCCGATGCTCGCGGCGGTGGCACCGTACGTGTCGTACATCGACGCGTTCTGCGAGGCCGGCGCCTTTGACGTGGAGGAGACCCGCGAGGTGCTCCTCGCCGGACGCGCCGCCGGTCTCGGCCTGCGCGTGCACGGCAACCAGCTCGGCTTCAGCGGCGGTGTGCGGCTGGCCGTTGAGCTCGGAGCGGCGAGCGTCGACCACTGCAACCACCTCGAGGCGGCGGACATCGACGCACTCGCACAGTCGACGACGGTCGCAACACTGCTGCCCGCCTGCGATCTCTCGACGCGCGAACCCTTCCCGCCGGCCAGGGCGCTGCTCGACGCCGGCGCGAGCATCGCCCTCGCCACCAACTGCAACCCCGGATCCTCGTACACAACGTCGATGCCGTTCTGCGTGTCCACGGCGGTGCTGCAAATGGGCCTGACGATCGACGAGGCCATCTGGGCCGCCACGCGCGGGGCAGCCCAGGCGGTGGGCCGTGAGCGGGGACCGGATGCCGTCGGATCGCTCCAAGTGGGTGGCCTGGCCGACCTCCAGGTGCTTGACGCGCCAGCCGTGGCGCACCTCGCCTACCGTCCGGGCGTTCCACTGACCCACGCAGTGTGGCGCCGCGGCGTGAGGCCGGGCGTCGGCGGGCGCCCTGTCTGA
- the hutU gene encoding urocanate hydratase, which produces MSESRPVRAARGNTLTAKSWQTEGPLRMLMNNLDPEVAEHPENLVVYGGTGKAARNWEAYDAIVRTLTTLEKDETLLVQSGKPVGVFRTNEWAPRVLIANSNLVGDWATWPEFRRLEALGLTMYGQMTAGSWIYIGTQGILQGTYETFAAVAAKLAARRGGLDEHDGGTLAGTLTLTGGAGGMGGAQPLAVTMNDGVVLIVDVDETRLQRRVDHGYLDELTTDLDDAIARVLAAKDAKRALSVGLVGNAATVFAELLARKVPIDIVTDQTSAHDPLSYLPEGVTVEDWHPYAAEKPEEFTERARAAMAKQVKAMVEFQDAGAEVFDYGNSIRAEAELGGYERAFEFPGFVPAYIRPLFAEGKGPFRWVALSGDPADIAATDKAIVELFPEDEHLRRWITKAQDLVHFEGLPARICWLGYKERHLAGLKFNEMVASGELSAPIVIGRDHLDSGSVASPYRETEDMKDGSDAIADWPLLNALLNTASGATWVSIHHGGGVGIGRSIHAGQVIVADGTALAAEKIERVLTNDPGTGVMRHVDAGYERAEEVARERGLRVPMMESD; this is translated from the coding sequence ATGTCCGAATCCCGCCCCGTTCGCGCCGCCCGCGGCAACACCCTGACAGCGAAGAGCTGGCAGACCGAAGGCCCGCTGCGGATGCTCATGAACAACCTCGACCCCGAGGTCGCTGAGCATCCGGAGAACCTCGTCGTGTACGGCGGGACTGGGAAGGCCGCCCGCAACTGGGAAGCCTACGACGCGATCGTGCGCACGCTCACCACGCTGGAGAAGGACGAGACCCTGCTGGTGCAGTCCGGCAAGCCGGTGGGCGTGTTCCGCACCAACGAGTGGGCGCCGCGCGTGCTCATCGCCAACTCGAACCTCGTCGGTGACTGGGCGACCTGGCCGGAGTTCCGCAGGCTCGAGGCGCTCGGCCTGACCATGTACGGCCAGATGACCGCCGGCTCCTGGATCTACATCGGCACCCAGGGCATCCTGCAGGGCACCTACGAGACGTTCGCGGCCGTCGCCGCCAAGCTCGCCGCCCGACGGGGCGGGCTTGACGAGCACGATGGCGGCACGCTGGCCGGGACCCTCACCCTCACCGGCGGGGCCGGCGGCATGGGCGGCGCGCAGCCGCTCGCCGTCACCATGAACGACGGCGTCGTGCTGATCGTCGACGTCGACGAGACCCGGCTGCAGCGCCGGGTCGACCACGGCTACCTCGACGAACTCACCACAGACCTCGACGACGCGATCGCCCGGGTTCTCGCGGCGAAGGACGCGAAGCGCGCCCTGTCGGTGGGCCTGGTCGGCAACGCCGCGACCGTGTTCGCCGAGCTGCTCGCCCGCAAGGTGCCCATTGACATCGTCACCGACCAGACGAGCGCGCACGACCCACTGTCGTACCTGCCCGAGGGCGTCACCGTCGAGGATTGGCACCCCTACGCGGCCGAGAAGCCGGAGGAGTTCACCGAACGCGCCCGCGCCGCCATGGCCAAGCAGGTCAAAGCCATGGTCGAATTCCAGGATGCCGGAGCCGAGGTTTTCGACTACGGCAACTCGATCCGCGCCGAGGCCGAGCTCGGCGGCTACGAGCGGGCATTCGAATTCCCCGGGTTCGTGCCCGCGTACATCCGGCCGCTTTTCGCCGAAGGCAAGGGCCCGTTCCGCTGGGTCGCTCTCTCCGGCGACCCGGCCGACATCGCGGCCACCGACAAGGCCATCGTCGAGCTGTTCCCGGAAGACGAGCACCTGCGCCGGTGGATCACCAAGGCCCAGGACCTCGTTCATTTCGAGGGCCTGCCTGCCCGGATCTGCTGGCTCGGCTACAAGGAACGCCACCTGGCCGGCCTGAAATTCAACGAGATGGTCGCCTCCGGCGAGCTCTCCGCGCCGATCGTGATCGGCCGGGACCACCTCGACTCCGGCTCCGTCGCCTCGCCCTACCGGGAGACCGAAGATATGAAGGACGGCTCGGACGCGATCGCCGACTGGCCGCTGCTGAACGCCCTGCTCAACACGGCATCCGGTGCCACCTGGGTGTCGATCCACCACGGTGGCGGTGTCGGGATCGGCCGCAGTATCCACGCCGGCCAGGTGATCGTCGCCGACGGAACCGCCCTCGCCGCCGAGAAGATCGAGCGGGTGCTCACGAACGACCCGGGCACCGGCGTGATGCGCCACGTCGACGCCGGCTACGAGCGGGCCGAAGAGGTCGCGCGCGAGCGCGGCCTGCGCGTGCCGATGATGGAATCGGATTGA
- a CDS encoding DUF2510 domain-containing protein, with protein MTDSNGNTTYPAGWYPDPSGAPVQRWWNGTAWTEDLYDPSLAVYGTTPPLVAGQGTPVSNGLLWVIVLLPLVSLIANAQLDMTAYLRASLSSTGPIIDPAYAVLQFLGFAVYAATIVLAFFDHRRLSRLGVSRPFHWAWAFLWGAIYVFGRTIVVRRRVGGSLAPIWTWAAITVLTVFVAITKMASAISELAPALGNAIAS; from the coding sequence ATGACGGATTCGAACGGCAACACCACGTATCCGGCGGGCTGGTACCCGGATCCGTCCGGCGCTCCGGTGCAGCGTTGGTGGAACGGCACGGCCTGGACCGAAGACCTGTATGACCCCTCGCTCGCGGTCTATGGGACGACTCCGCCGCTCGTGGCCGGCCAGGGCACGCCGGTGAGCAACGGACTCCTCTGGGTCATTGTTCTGCTGCCTCTCGTCTCCCTGATCGCGAACGCGCAACTTGACATGACCGCCTACCTGAGGGCTTCCCTTTCGTCGACCGGTCCCATCATCGACCCCGCATACGCTGTGCTGCAGTTCCTCGGATTCGCCGTCTATGCGGCCACGATTGTGCTGGCCTTCTTCGATCACCGCAGGCTTTCGCGCCTCGGGGTGTCGCGGCCGTTCCACTGGGCCTGGGCGTTCCTCTGGGGCGCCATCTATGTGTTCGGTCGCACGATCGTCGTGCGCCGCCGCGTGGGCGGCAGCCTGGCACCGATCTGGACGTGGGCAGCCATCACGGTGCTGACCGTGTTCGTGGCCATCACCAAGATGGCGTCGGCAATCTCCGAATTGGCCCCGGCCCTCGGGAACGCCATCGCCAGCTAG
- a CDS encoding M18 family aminopeptidase, which produces MDATPAYLDDFARFIIASPSSYHAANEVARRLEAEGFTRLSESDAWSGAAGGHFVLRDGAIIAWVQPGAAGPATPFRVLGAHTDSPGFKLKPKPTISSHGWLQAGVEVYGGPLLNSWLDRELELAGRLVTKDGTEHLVRTGPFLRIPQLAVHLDREVNNGLVLDRQRHMTPVFGVGDLADADLVAHLAALAGVLAADVAGYDILTADTQPPATFGQDGSLFAAGRMDNLSSVHAGLCALIVAAASPAAGSISVLAAFDHEEIGSASRSGASGPLLDDVLTRIAAGLGASVSQRLQAYAESWCLSADTGHAVHPNYSERHDPANTPRLGGGPLLKINANQRYATDAVGAALWARTCEQAGVEYQEFVSSNVVPCGSTIGPLTATRLGIRTVDVGVPLLSMHSARELCHVNDPAALSLAIVAFFTPEA; this is translated from the coding sequence ATGGACGCCACCCCCGCTTACCTCGACGATTTCGCACGCTTCATCATCGCTTCACCGTCGTCGTACCACGCGGCCAACGAGGTGGCCAGACGACTTGAGGCCGAGGGATTCACCCGACTGAGCGAATCCGATGCATGGTCGGGTGCGGCCGGTGGCCACTTCGTGCTGCGCGACGGTGCGATCATCGCCTGGGTGCAGCCCGGTGCAGCGGGTCCGGCAACCCCGTTCCGGGTGCTCGGTGCCCACACCGACTCGCCCGGATTCAAGCTCAAGCCCAAGCCCACCATTAGCTCTCACGGCTGGCTTCAAGCCGGCGTCGAGGTGTACGGCGGGCCCCTGCTCAACTCGTGGCTCGACCGCGAACTTGAACTTGCCGGCCGCCTCGTCACGAAAGACGGCACGGAGCACCTCGTGCGCACCGGCCCGTTCCTGCGCATCCCGCAGCTCGCCGTGCACCTGGACCGTGAGGTCAACAACGGCCTCGTGCTCGACCGGCAGCGTCACATGACGCCGGTCTTCGGCGTGGGCGACCTCGCCGATGCCGACCTCGTGGCGCACCTCGCCGCCCTCGCCGGGGTCCTGGCAGCGGATGTCGCCGGGTACGACATTCTCACGGCCGACACCCAGCCCCCGGCAACGTTCGGGCAGGACGGCTCGCTCTTCGCGGCGGGACGTATGGACAACCTCTCGTCGGTGCACGCCGGCCTGTGCGCCCTCATCGTCGCGGCGGCCAGTCCCGCCGCCGGCTCGATCAGCGTGCTCGCCGCGTTCGATCACGAGGAGATCGGCTCCGCGTCCCGGTCGGGTGCGAGCGGGCCCCTGCTCGACGACGTGCTCACCCGGATCGCGGCGGGCCTCGGCGCATCCGTTTCCCAGCGTTTGCAGGCCTATGCCGAGTCGTGGTGCCTCTCCGCCGACACGGGCCACGCCGTGCACCCCAACTATTCCGAGCGCCATGACCCCGCCAATACGCCCCGTCTCGGCGGCGGTCCGCTGCTCAAGATCAACGCGAACCAGCGCTACGCAACGGATGCCGTGGGCGCGGCCCTGTGGGCTCGCACCTGCGAGCAGGCCGGCGTTGAGTACCAGGAGTTCGTGTCGAGCAATGTTGTTCCGTGCGGCTCGACCATTGGACCGCTCACCGCAACCCGCCTCGGTATCCGCACCGTGGACGTGGGCGTGCCGCTGCTGTCGATGCACTCGGCCCGTGAACTGTGCCACGTTAACGACCCGGCCGCGCTCTCGCTCGCGATCGTCGCCTTCTTCACACCCGAGGCCTGA
- a CDS encoding formimidoylglutamate deiminase: MTGAGTHVFWCETLLVDGEPTPGVRVEVGADGRIARLTPGCAPRPRDVRLGTVLPGMANAHSHAFHRALRGCTHADGGDFWQWREAMYLAAGRLDPDRYYALARAVFAEMLVSGWTAVGEFHYVHHRPDGSRYPREHAMELALAAAARDVGIRLVLLDTLYLAGGIGRPLAPEQRAFDDGSAAGWLERWRSLNETLGADPDARVSLGAAIHSVRAVPTAAMREVLAGLPSAVPLHIHLSEQPQENADCLAEYGLTPTGVLADLDALSPRLSVVHATHLTDADIELIGRTGTTVIMCPTTEADLGDGIGPARRLADAGARIALGSDQNAVVDPLLEMRGLEAGERLASGERGRFDPAALLAAASTSGYACLGLGDNRLRPGGLCDLVEVSMDSVRTIGSAPAQLPLSATASDVVRVIVHGVIVADSGRLVSAGGAAADRLPEALLRHALATLDNIPPIHDGTSGDPA; the protein is encoded by the coding sequence GTGACGGGCGCGGGAACCCACGTCTTCTGGTGCGAGACCCTGCTCGTTGACGGCGAGCCGACCCCCGGCGTTCGCGTTGAGGTAGGAGCAGACGGGCGCATCGCCCGCCTCACGCCCGGCTGCGCGCCGAGGCCGCGAGACGTGCGCCTCGGCACCGTACTGCCCGGCATGGCCAACGCGCACTCCCACGCGTTCCACCGCGCGTTACGCGGCTGCACCCACGCGGACGGTGGCGACTTCTGGCAGTGGCGCGAGGCGATGTACCTCGCGGCCGGACGACTCGACCCCGACCGGTACTACGCTCTCGCCCGGGCCGTGTTCGCCGAGATGCTCGTCAGCGGCTGGACCGCGGTCGGCGAGTTCCACTACGTGCACCACCGCCCGGACGGCTCCCGGTACCCGCGCGAACACGCCATGGAACTCGCGCTGGCCGCGGCGGCGCGCGATGTGGGCATCCGTCTCGTGCTGCTCGACACGCTCTACCTCGCCGGCGGCATCGGGCGCCCGCTCGCTCCGGAACAGCGCGCCTTCGACGACGGCTCGGCGGCGGGCTGGCTGGAGCGCTGGCGATCCCTGAACGAGACCCTCGGCGCGGATCCGGATGCCCGGGTCAGCCTCGGCGCCGCGATCCACTCCGTGCGCGCCGTGCCCACGGCCGCCATGCGGGAGGTGCTCGCGGGGCTGCCTTCCGCCGTGCCCCTGCACATTCATCTCTCCGAGCAGCCGCAGGAGAACGCGGACTGCCTGGCCGAATACGGTCTGACGCCGACCGGCGTGCTCGCCGACCTCGACGCCCTCTCGCCGCGCCTGAGCGTCGTGCACGCCACCCACCTCACCGACGCAGACATCGAATTGATTGGGCGCACCGGCACCACCGTCATCATGTGCCCGACGACGGAGGCCGACCTCGGCGACGGGATCGGCCCGGCCCGGCGCCTCGCCGACGCCGGCGCCAGGATCGCCCTCGGCTCCGACCAGAACGCCGTCGTCGACCCGCTGCTCGAGATGCGCGGCCTCGAGGCCGGCGAACGGCTGGCCTCCGGCGAGCGCGGTCGATTCGACCCGGCCGCGCTCCTGGCCGCCGCGTCGACCAGCGGCTACGCCTGCCTCGGCCTCGGCGACAACCGCCTGCGTCCCGGCGGTCTGTGCGACCTCGTCGAGGTCTCGATGGACAGCGTGCGCACCATCGGGTCGGCGCCGGCCCAGCTGCCGCTCAGCGCCACGGCATCCGACGTTGTGCGCGTCATCGTGCACGGCGTGATCGTGGCCGACTCCGGACGGCTCGTCTCCGCGGGCGGCGCCGCGGCCGACCGGCTGCCCGAGGCGTTGCTGCGGCACGCCCTGGCCACGCTCGACAACATCCCGCCCATCCACGACGGCACCTCGGGAGATCCCGCATGA
- a CDS encoding PPOX class F420-dependent oxidoreductase, whose protein sequence is MARSIATNTVIDLDDLLDWVRPRHHMLLATTRRDGRPQISPVSGGVDAEGRIVIATYPGRAKTRNAERDAHASVVVLSDEWDGAWVQIDGDAEVLHMPEAADGLVDYFRCIAGEHSDWDEYRAAMALQDKSLIRVTPTRWSPIATGGFPADVATRLEAR, encoded by the coding sequence ATGGCTCGAAGCATCGCAACCAACACCGTCATTGACCTGGACGACCTTCTCGACTGGGTGCGCCCGCGGCACCACATGCTGCTCGCAACCACACGCAGGGACGGCCGACCCCAGATCTCACCGGTGTCCGGCGGCGTCGACGCTGAGGGCCGCATCGTGATCGCCACCTATCCCGGCCGCGCAAAGACCCGCAACGCCGAACGAGACGCGCACGCCTCCGTCGTCGTGTTGTCGGACGAATGGGACGGCGCGTGGGTGCAGATTGATGGTGACGCCGAGGTACTGCACATGCCGGAGGCCGCCGACGGACTGGTCGACTATTTTCGGTGCATCGCCGGCGAGCACTCCGACTGGGACGAGTACCGCGCGGCCATGGCGCTGCAGGACAAGTCGCTCATTCGCGTGACGCCCACCCGGTGGAGCCCCATCGCGACGGGAGGCTTCCCCGCCGACGTCGCCACCCGCCTCGAGGCACGCTGA
- a CDS encoding oxygenase MpaB family protein produces the protein MSRFADTWRARLLTTLSGNDRGRPKWVEKMELGDDIGFFGPGSASWAVHGGMATMVAGIRALLMQTLHPGAMAGVHDWSRYEEDPLGRLSGTIQWLVTVTFASTEQAVHESGRVAHFHDRVAGTYLDAQGMERPYRAGDPELLSWVHVVFTDAFLAAETVWGGPIPGGADQYVREWSKAGELVGVIDPPLSERDLRGQLEAFRAAGTLKSDERVAEAVRFIRYPPLRPSMLPFYRIMFAGAVASLPVEYREMLGLKRSRLPVIWATGVVLGLVRSLLGASSSSEDAARARIARIDAADSKRSRG, from the coding sequence ATGAGCAGGTTTGCGGACACGTGGCGTGCACGGTTGTTGACCACGTTGTCTGGCAATGACCGGGGTCGACCGAAGTGGGTCGAGAAGATGGAACTCGGCGACGACATCGGCTTCTTCGGCCCGGGTTCAGCATCGTGGGCGGTGCACGGCGGCATGGCCACGATGGTGGCGGGCATCCGCGCCCTGCTCATGCAGACCCTGCATCCGGGAGCGATGGCGGGGGTGCACGACTGGTCCCGCTACGAAGAGGACCCGCTCGGCAGGCTCTCGGGAACGATTCAATGGCTGGTAACCGTGACCTTCGCCAGCACAGAGCAGGCCGTGCACGAGTCGGGCCGGGTGGCCCACTTTCACGACCGCGTCGCCGGCACCTACCTCGACGCGCAGGGGATGGAGCGCCCCTACCGCGCGGGCGACCCCGAATTGCTGTCGTGGGTTCACGTGGTTTTCACTGATGCCTTCCTCGCGGCCGAAACGGTGTGGGGCGGCCCGATCCCGGGTGGTGCCGACCAGTACGTGCGCGAGTGGTCGAAGGCCGGCGAACTCGTGGGGGTGATCGATCCGCCGCTCTCGGAGCGTGACCTGCGCGGCCAGCTTGAGGCCTTTCGCGCCGCGGGAACGCTCAAGAGCGACGAGCGGGTGGCCGAGGCGGTGCGCTTCATTCGCTACCCACCCCTGCGGCCTTCGATGCTGCCGTTCTACCGCATCATGTTCGCCGGGGCCGTGGCCTCACTGCCCGTGGAATACCGCGAGATGCTCGGGCTGAAGCGGTCACGGCTGCCGGTGATCTGGGCGACCGGCGTTGTGCTCGGGCTCGTGCGCTCACTGCTCGGCGCTTCGTCGTCGTCGGAAGACGCAGCCCGGGCGCGCATCGCCCGCATCGACGCCGCGGACAGCAAGCGTTCGCGCGGGTAG
- a CDS encoding sugar porter family MFS transporter, with protein sequence MTETTTLSSTGQQGTNRKVIVLAIAGALGGFLFGFDSSVINGAVNAVQDEFALSGVLTGFAVACALLGAAAGAFFGGRFADRYGRIPMMIVGGIVFLASSIGSGLAFGVVDLIVWRVVGGLGIGLASVVAPAYIAEISPRHMRGRLGSLQQLAITLGIFTALLSDAVFANAAGGASGTYWLGLEAWRWMFLAGAVPAIVYGAVAYLLPESPRFLVLKGRESEARTVFVRLWPTGDVDRELRDMNESITNDQRSQRSGSLRGTAFGLKPVVWVGIILSVFQQFVGINVIFYYSTTLWEAVGFEESSSLTISVITSVTNILVTLVAIALVDRIGRRPILLAGSIGMTVSLATMAVAFSQSETVNGTLSLPDAWAPIALVAANLFVISFGASWGPVVWVLLGEIFPNAIRAKALGLAAAAQWIANFLITVSFPPMAELSLPITYGLYALFAGLSFWFVLAKIPETNGMSLEQADTLLPPKNSAREARKSENIPV encoded by the coding sequence TTGACTGAGACGACCACGCTGAGCAGTACGGGCCAGCAGGGGACCAACCGAAAAGTCATCGTCCTGGCCATTGCCGGGGCGCTCGGAGGGTTCCTCTTCGGCTTCGACTCCTCGGTCATCAACGGTGCCGTCAATGCCGTGCAGGACGAGTTCGCCCTGAGCGGGGTCCTCACCGGCTTCGCCGTGGCCTGCGCACTCCTCGGTGCTGCGGCGGGTGCTTTCTTCGGTGGGCGCTTCGCCGACCGCTATGGACGCATCCCCATGATGATTGTGGGTGGCATCGTGTTCCTCGCGAGCTCGATCGGCTCCGGCTTGGCCTTCGGCGTCGTCGACCTCATTGTGTGGCGCGTTGTCGGTGGCCTGGGGATTGGGCTGGCGTCGGTCGTTGCCCCCGCGTACATCGCCGAGATCTCCCCGCGCCACATGCGCGGACGCCTGGGGTCGCTGCAGCAGCTCGCAATCACCCTGGGAATCTTCACGGCGCTCCTGTCCGACGCCGTGTTCGCCAACGCCGCGGGGGGCGCGAGCGGAACGTACTGGCTCGGTCTCGAGGCCTGGCGCTGGATGTTCCTGGCCGGTGCCGTGCCTGCCATCGTCTACGGCGCCGTCGCCTACCTGCTGCCCGAGTCCCCGCGATTCCTGGTGCTCAAGGGCCGCGAAAGCGAAGCTCGCACCGTGTTCGTGCGCCTCTGGCCCACGGGCGACGTCGACCGCGAACTGCGCGACATGAACGAATCGATCACCAACGACCAGCGATCCCAGCGCTCGGGGTCCCTGCGTGGCACGGCCTTCGGCCTCAAGCCCGTCGTGTGGGTGGGGATCATTCTCTCGGTGTTCCAGCAGTTCGTGGGCATCAACGTGATCTTCTACTACTCCACAACCCTGTGGGAGGCCGTGGGCTTCGAGGAGAGCAGCTCCCTCACGATCTCGGTCATCACCTCGGTGACCAACATTCTCGTGACCCTCGTGGCGATTGCCCTCGTCGACCGGATTGGCCGGCGCCCCATCCTCCTCGCCGGCTCGATCGGCATGACCGTGTCGCTGGCCACCATGGCCGTGGCGTTCAGCCAGTCCGAGACGGTCAACGGGACGCTGAGCCTGCCGGATGCCTGGGCGCCGATCGCCCTCGTGGCGGCGAACCTCTTCGTTATTTCGTTCGGCGCCTCGTGGGGTCCTGTCGTCTGGGTGTTGCTGGGAGAAATCTTCCCGAACGCCATTCGGGCCAAGGCGCTTGGCCTGGCAGCAGCCGCGCAGTGGATCGCCAACTTCTTGATCACCGTGAGCTTTCCCCCGATGGCGGAGCTGTCCCTGCCCATCACCTATGGCCTGTACGCGCTCTTCGCCGGCCTGTCGTTCTGGTTCGTGCTCGCGAAGATTCCGGAGACCAACGGCATGTCGCTTGAGCAGGCGGACACCCTGCTTCCGCCGAAGAATTCGGCCCGTGAAGCCCGCAAATCGGAGAACATCCCCGTCTGA
- a CDS encoding allantoate amidohydrolase: MSGLLAHGVLAGLDEINETGQDAQRGGYSRHVWQGPDLELRAWFIERAERIGLAVETDRNGNIWAWWGTPGPDAVVTGSHLDSVPGGGAYDGPLGVVSALDAIARLQATGVTPSRPCAILVFAEEEGSRFGIACLGSRLMTGTLDADRARALVDPDGVTLAEAAAHAGIDPAHLGTDRDALNRIGLFVELHIEQGRGLIDLGHPVAVASSILAHGRWRLTMTGQGNHAGATLMTDRRDPMVAAARAVLAVQEAASARPGTRATVGRMNIIPCGTNVIPSRVEAWLDARAETDEETRALVSEITAGVDAAVAENGCAVSIVEESWAGSVHFDPELRDRFSAALHGVPTLPTGAGHDAGVLAASVPSAMLFVRNPTGISHSPEEFASAEDCMAGIDALEKLLRTLL, encoded by the coding sequence TTGAGCGGGCTCCTCGCCCACGGTGTCCTGGCCGGTCTCGACGAAATTAATGAGACCGGCCAGGATGCCCAGCGTGGCGGCTACTCACGGCACGTCTGGCAGGGGCCCGACCTCGAGTTGCGGGCGTGGTTCATCGAACGAGCCGAGCGCATCGGGCTCGCCGTCGAAACCGACCGCAACGGCAACATCTGGGCCTGGTGGGGAACCCCGGGGCCGGATGCCGTCGTCACCGGCAGCCACCTCGACTCCGTGCCGGGCGGCGGCGCGTACGACGGCCCGCTCGGCGTCGTGTCGGCGCTCGACGCCATCGCACGACTTCAGGCCACCGGCGTCACGCCGTCGCGCCCCTGCGCCATCCTGGTCTTCGCGGAGGAGGAGGGCTCCCGGTTCGGCATCGCCTGCCTCGGCTCGAGGTTGATGACCGGGACACTGGACGCCGACCGCGCCAGGGCCCTCGTCGATCCGGACGGCGTCACGCTGGCCGAAGCCGCAGCGCACGCCGGAATCGATCCGGCCCACCTCGGCACCGACCGGGACGCGCTGAATCGGATCGGACTGTTCGTTGAACTGCACATCGAGCAGGGCCGCGGCCTGATCGACCTCGGGCACCCGGTGGCCGTTGCCTCCTCGATCCTGGCACACGGTCGCTGGCGCCTCACCATGACCGGGCAGGGCAATCACGCCGGCGCCACCCTGATGACCGACCGCCGCGACCCGATGGTGGCCGCCGCGCGCGCCGTGCTCGCGGTGCAGGAGGCGGCCTCGGCCAGGCCCGGCACCAGGGCCACCGTCGGCCGGATGAACATCATCCCCTGTGGTACGAACGTGATCCCGTCGCGCGTCGAGGCCTGGCTCGACGCCAGGGCGGAGACCGACGAGGAGACCCGCGCCCTCGTGAGCGAGATCACCGCCGGGGTCGACGCGGCCGTGGCCGAGAACGGATGCGCCGTCTCGATTGTGGAGGAATCGTGGGCCGGCTCTGTGCACTTCGACCCCGAACTGCGAGACCGATTCAGCGCCGCCCTCCACGGCGTTCCGACCCTGCCGACGGGCGCCGGCCATGACGCCGGTGTGCTCGCGGCGAGCGTGCCGAGCGCCATGCTCTTCGTGCGCAACCCGACCGGGATCTCGCACTCGCCCGAGGAATTCGCGTCGGCCGAGGACTGCATGGCCGGGATCGACGCGCTGGAGAAGCTGCTCAGGACGCTGCTGTGA